One region of Mucilaginibacter gotjawali genomic DNA includes:
- a CDS encoding M56 family metallopeptidase, which yields MINWVINSTLCSGMLLMVYQLLLKNTNLFNFNRAYLLLSILFSLTVPLIIVHQNERTTPEMPSFAAVQQQIVNVNSALTAETKTQATITPGKSQINYGYYAAVIYCIVAMLLLLRFFINLFFIIKEFRHQDKQRYGEAWLVLTDKDVVPHTFLGHIFLNKKYYYQNKIEQGVIDHEMAHAVQYHSIDVIFISLVQAVFWFNPFFFFFRRAIQLNHEFIADAAALRSSGNISRYQKLLLSKASLLPGLSITSEFNYSITKKRLMMMTKHTSAASAWAIRLTVIPVIAGAFILFCNKTIAQQPTSNNKPVDSAKSKDSNQPIASKSNNGGVMVHFDGRKYPSTINGISASEMAEYEAYETKYTTRRLDVSKSITKPEEERMEYLFQHMSLAQQKYRTIIFDYPPAPAHGSVVSAHDLATWADAGTYGIWLNGKRIKNAELQNINPKNINQIFFSRLTDKAVKNDGFHYQVELMTLAYYKSYRKQAIANRNNSMMLFHFKS from the coding sequence ATGATTAACTGGGTAATCAACTCGACACTTTGTTCGGGCATGCTATTAATGGTTTATCAGCTGCTGCTCAAAAACACCAACCTGTTTAATTTTAACAGGGCTTATCTGCTGCTGAGTATTTTATTTTCGTTAACGGTACCATTGATTATTGTTCATCAAAACGAGAGAACAACACCCGAAATGCCGTCATTTGCTGCTGTACAGCAGCAAATCGTTAACGTTAATAGTGCACTAACAGCAGAAACAAAAACTCAAGCAACCATCACCCCTGGTAAATCGCAAATTAATTATGGCTATTACGCCGCAGTTATCTACTGTATAGTAGCTATGTTGCTGCTTTTGCGGTTTTTCATCAATCTATTTTTTATTATTAAAGAATTCAGGCATCAGGATAAACAGCGATATGGTGAAGCCTGGCTGGTACTTACCGACAAGGACGTCGTTCCTCACACCTTTTTAGGCCATATCTTTTTAAATAAAAAATACTATTATCAAAATAAGATCGAACAAGGCGTAATTGACCATGAAATGGCCCACGCAGTTCAATATCACTCCATTGATGTAATCTTCATCAGTCTGGTCCAGGCTGTCTTCTGGTTTAACCCATTTTTTTTCTTTTTCCGCCGGGCTATTCAACTCAACCATGAATTTATTGCTGATGCGGCTGCACTTCGCAGTTCCGGCAATATCAGCAGGTACCAGAAATTATTGCTAAGTAAAGCCTCGCTACTCCCTGGCTTAAGTATCACCAGTGAGTTTAACTATTCCATAACCAAAAAACGATTAATGATGATGACCAAACACACTTCCGCAGCTTCGGCCTGGGCTATCCGGCTCACAGTAATCCCGGTTATCGCCGGTGCATTTATACTATTTTGTAACAAAACAATTGCACAGCAACCAACAAGTAATAACAAGCCTGTCGATTCAGCAAAATCAAAGGATAGCAACCAACCAATTGCAAGTAAATCAAACAACGGCGGCGTAATGGTACATTTTGACGGGCGAAAATATCCGAGTACCATTAATGGTATTTCGGCAAGTGAAATGGCCGAATACGAAGCTTATGAAACGAAATACACCACCCGGCGCCTTGACGTAAGCAAGAGTATAACTAAGCCTGAGGAAGAACGCATGGAATACCTGTTCCAACACATGAGTTTGGCGCAGCAAAAATACAGAACAATCATTTTTGATTACCCGCCAGCACCAGCACATGGATCGGTCGTAAGTGCGCATGACCTGGCCACATGGGCTGACGCTGGCACATATGGAATTTGGTTAAACGGCAAACGCATTAAAAATGCTGAATTACAAAACATCAACCCTAAAAACATTAACCAGATTTTTTTTAGCAGACTAACGGATAAGGCGGTTAAAAACGACGGATTTCATTACCAGGTAGAGTTAATGACTTTAGCCTATTACAAAAGCTATCGCAAGCAAGCGATTGCAAACCGTAATAACAGTATGATGCTTTTTCACTTTAAATCCTGA
- a CDS encoding BlaI/MecI/CopY family transcriptional regulator, producing the protein MKLTDAEEQLMEMIWDRDRVFMKDLIESYPDPKPATTTIATLLKRMQNKGFVGYELMGNSRQYFPLVKKSAYFSKQVKGLINNFFGSSAMQFASFFTKETDLSAKELEELKK; encoded by the coding sequence ATGAAATTAACCGATGCCGAAGAACAGTTAATGGAAATGATATGGGACCGCGACCGCGTATTCATGAAAGACCTTATTGAAAGCTACCCTGATCCCAAACCAGCCACTACTACTATTGCAACTTTATTAAAACGCATGCAGAATAAGGGTTTTGTGGGCTATGAATTAATGGGCAATAGCCGGCAATATTTTCCGCTGGTTAAAAAATCCGCCTATTTTTCAAAGCAGGTAAAAGGCCTTATCAATAATTTCTTTGGCAGTTCGGCTATGCAATTCGCGTCATTCTTCACCAAAGAGACTGATCTGTCAGCCAAAGAACTGGAAGAGCTAAAAAAATAA
- a CDS encoding 4a-hydroxytetrahydrobiopterin dehydratase: MWNETNNKLYRAFEFKDFSEAFAFMTRVALIAEKIDHHPTWTNTWNKVEIWLNTHDAGDMVTEKDRELAKRIDQVLSLKSGV; encoded by the coding sequence ATGTGGAACGAAACCAATAACAAATTATACCGCGCTTTTGAATTCAAGGATTTTTCGGAAGCCTTTGCATTTATGACGAGGGTGGCCCTGATCGCCGAAAAAATCGACCATCACCCCACCTGGACAAATACCTGGAACAAAGTTGAAATTTGGCTAAACACCCACGATGCAGGCGATATGGTGACCGAAAAGGACAGGGAACTGGCGAAGCGGATAGATCAAGTCCTGAGTCTTAAGTCAGGAGTCTAA
- a CDS encoding DUF5686 and carboxypeptidase-like regulatory domain-containing protein, whose amino-acid sequence MKKLFTIILYKPILLVSFFFAAAQGLYGQTLVHGTITDAKTKETLPFVTVTFVGGKQGASSDNQGKYRLVSNSNYTQIRITYVGFKTEIKSVEPGKEQTINIALTEDRQLLNEVVVKSGKKPKYRNKNNPAVELIRQVIDHKEKNRLESYDYAEYRQYELLNFYLSNLSDKFKNKRIFKNYQFLFREQDSTAIGGKILLPIYMEEKLSQNYYRKSPYAKKQVIEANKQVKYDESFIDNQGLSSYFNRLYQNIDIYDNNIQLVTNQLLSPIADHSPDFYKFFITDTLKDQSPQLIELSFTPRNTNDLLFAGKLYVTMDGNYAVEKAVLTVNKHINLNFVRQMQTILSFEKNGDGKYHLSQSDLKMEFALNKNKGGGMFGERKVIIDSFLMNSPRPKPTYDGPEQVFAANSENKDNHYWEANRPDTLAPEKAGIYKNIDSLQTIASVKRTMDWVTLGLAGYKNFGAFETGPASTFYSFNPVEGFRVRLGGRSTPELSKRYYFETYGAYGTKDERFKYFLSSTYSLNNKSIYSFPQNYIRASFQHDTKIPGQELQFVQEDNFLLSFKRGENDMWLYNNIFRLDYVHEYDNHFSYKVGFKNWGQSPAGALYFQNVIGNNVNNINTVKTTELSLELRYAPHETFYQGKIYRVPIVDRYPIFTLRYNQGVKNFFGGQYNYQNLTGNITKRFYLSQLGYSDVIVEGNYIFGKVPFPLMDIHHANQTYSLQLDSYNLMNFQEFVSDHYASINIDHNFNGFFFNKVPLLKKLKLREIIDFKGLWGGVRSENNPANDPLLLKYPINSTTGLPVTYTLNNGPYMEGSFGIGNIFRLIRVDLVRRFTYLDNPEVSKWGIRARVKFDF is encoded by the coding sequence ATGAAAAAACTATTTACTATAATTTTATATAAACCAATTTTATTAGTGTCGTTCTTTTTTGCCGCAGCGCAGGGCCTGTATGGCCAAACCCTGGTTCATGGCACTATTACCGACGCCAAAACAAAAGAAACCCTGCCTTTTGTAACAGTAACGTTCGTTGGCGGGAAACAGGGCGCCTCCAGCGATAACCAGGGCAAATACCGACTGGTTTCAAATAGCAACTACACACAAATACGTATTACATATGTAGGTTTTAAAACCGAAATAAAATCCGTTGAACCCGGCAAAGAGCAAACCATAAATATCGCGTTAACCGAAGACCGGCAGTTATTGAACGAAGTGGTGGTAAAATCGGGTAAGAAACCAAAATACCGCAACAAAAATAACCCCGCGGTTGAACTGATCCGCCAGGTGATCGACCATAAAGAAAAAAACCGTCTCGAAAGTTATGATTATGCAGAGTACCGCCAGTACGAACTGTTGAATTTTTACCTGAGCAACCTTTCAGACAAATTCAAAAACAAACGCATCTTTAAAAATTACCAGTTCCTGTTCCGTGAGCAGGATTCAACAGCCATTGGCGGCAAAATTCTCCTCCCTATTTATATGGAAGAGAAACTTTCGCAAAACTATTACCGCAAATCGCCCTATGCCAAAAAACAGGTAATTGAAGCCAACAAACAGGTTAAATACGATGAAAGTTTTATTGATAACCAGGGCCTTTCTTCCTACTTTAACCGTTTGTATCAAAATATTGATATATACGACAACAATATCCAGCTGGTAACCAACCAATTGCTGAGCCCTATTGCCGACCATTCTCCTGATTTTTATAAGTTTTTTATTACTGATACGCTGAAGGATCAGTCGCCGCAGTTAATTGAATTAAGCTTTACCCCGCGAAATACCAATGATCTGCTTTTTGCCGGCAAACTTTATGTAACCATGGATGGCAATTATGCTGTTGAGAAAGCGGTTTTAACGGTAAACAAGCACATCAACCTGAATTTTGTGCGCCAGATGCAAACCATCCTGTCGTTCGAAAAGAATGGTGACGGTAAATATCATTTAAGCCAAAGCGATTTAAAAATGGAATTTGCGCTGAATAAAAATAAGGGCGGGGGCATGTTCGGCGAGCGTAAAGTGATCATCGATAGTTTTTTGATGAACAGCCCCCGTCCTAAACCAACTTATGACGGCCCTGAGCAGGTATTTGCCGCTAATTCAGAAAACAAGGATAATCATTACTGGGAGGCAAACCGCCCGGATACTCTGGCGCCCGAAAAAGCAGGCATCTATAAAAATATCGACAGCCTGCAAACTATAGCCTCAGTAAAGCGCACCATGGATTGGGTTACATTGGGCCTGGCAGGTTACAAAAACTTCGGTGCATTTGAAACCGGACCGGCCAGTACTTTTTATAGCTTTAACCCGGTGGAAGGCTTCCGCGTTCGTTTGGGCGGCCGCTCGACACCAGAATTAAGCAAGCGCTATTACTTTGAAACCTATGGCGCCTATGGCACAAAGGACGAACGGTTTAAATATTTTTTAAGCTCAACTTATTCACTCAACAACAAATCTATCTACTCATTCCCGCAAAATTATATCAGGGCCAGCTTCCAGCACGACACCAAGATCCCCGGCCAGGAGCTGCAGTTTGTGCAGGAAGACAATTTCCTGCTATCATTTAAACGCGGCGAAAACGATATGTGGCTGTATAACAATATTTTCCGTTTGGATTATGTGCATGAATACGATAACCATTTTTCCTATAAGGTGGGTTTTAAAAATTGGGGACAAAGCCCGGCCGGCGCTTTGTATTTTCAGAATGTAATTGGCAATAACGTAAATAATATCAATACGGTAAAAACTACCGAGCTTTCCCTTGAGTTACGGTATGCCCCGCACGAAACTTTTTACCAAGGTAAAATTTACAGGGTACCCATTGTTGACCGCTACCCTATTTTTACGCTAAGATATAACCAGGGTGTTAAGAATTTTTTTGGAGGACAGTATAATTACCAAAACTTAACCGGCAACATCACCAAACGCTTTTACCTGTCGCAGTTGGGCTATTCTGATGTGATTGTTGAGGGGAACTATATTTTTGGCAAAGTGCCGTTCCCGCTGATGGATATCCACCATGCCAATCAAACCTATTCGTTGCAGTTGGATTCCTACAACCTGATGAATTTCCAGGAGTTTGTGAGCGACCATTATGCCAGCATCAATATCGATCATAATTTCAACGGGTTCTTTTTCAATAAAGTACCCTTGCTGAAGAAATTAAAACTGCGCGAGATCATCGATTTTAAAGGACTATGGGGTGGTGTAAGGAGCGAAAACAATCCGGCTAACGACCCGTTGTTATTGAAGTACCCCATCAACAGCACCACAGGATTACCGGTTACCTATACGCTAAATAACGGGCCGTATATGGAAGGCAGCTTCGGCATAGGAAATATTTTCAGGTTGATCAGGGTTGATTTGGTTAGGCGCTTTACTTACCTGGATAACCCGGAGGTATCCAAATGGGGCATCAGGGCACGCGTTAAGTTCGACTTTTAA
- a CDS encoding virginiamycin B lyase family protein yields the protein MDMNMPGMPNAPTTTNPSTLGIITEYSLNWPGDTLPGSTHELVISKDFIFVTGQNMHRIAKFDYSGKLLTYYKMPDDSGPHGLLIDKHNQLWVSLEFIGIIARLDDNGNIVEQIDVQIYTAGAHPTVINTAPHGIGLDADGETIWFTGKRTSTIGRIKKDRSVEHFQLNTLAALPIFLSAGADGGIWGTELLGSMILNISKDGVVNEYKIPTANSRPIAVIPDQCEPFMWFTEEAGVKIGKIDMNGNMTEYRVPALRKNDILASLSFDPDGNLWVQVYVDAANPTPAGYDYIIMFDKSIRQLQGDDLSGIPFVMHTIPSKMSMMHRIRPDHDGNLWFTEMMTDKLGKIKLV from the coding sequence ATGGATATGAATATGCCCGGCATGCCCAATGCGCCTACCACCACCAACCCCTCAACCCTTGGAATAATTACCGAATACAGCCTGAATTGGCCCGGCGACACACTGCCAGGATCGACCCACGAGCTGGTGATCAGCAAGGATTTTATTTTTGTTACCGGGCAAAACATGCACCGCATCGCCAAATTCGACTATAGCGGAAAGCTGCTTACCTATTATAAAATGCCGGACGACAGCGGCCCCCATGGCCTGTTAATTGATAAACACAACCAGCTTTGGGTTTCGCTTGAATTTATTGGCATAATAGCCCGGCTGGATGATAACGGGAATATAGTGGAACAGATTGACGTGCAAATATATACGGCCGGTGCACATCCAACCGTCATCAATACGGCCCCGCATGGTATTGGCCTTGACGCCGATGGCGAAACCATCTGGTTTACGGGCAAACGCACCAGTACCATAGGCCGGATAAAAAAAGACAGATCAGTTGAACATTTTCAACTGAACACACTGGCCGCCCTGCCCATATTTCTTTCGGCCGGCGCCGATGGCGGGATCTGGGGTACCGAACTATTGGGCAGCATGATCCTTAACATATCAAAAGACGGCGTGGTGAACGAATATAAGATCCCCACAGCAAACAGCCGCCCTATTGCCGTGATCCCCGACCAATGCGAGCCGTTTATGTGGTTTACCGAAGAAGCGGGCGTAAAAATTGGCAAAATTGACATGAATGGTAATATGACCGAATACCGTGTGCCTGCATTACGAAAAAACGATATCCTGGCTTCGCTTTCCTTCGATCCGGATGGCAACCTGTGGGTGCAGGTTTATGTTGATGCTGCCAACCCTACCCCGGCAGGGTATGATTATATCATCATGTTTGATAAATCGATCAGGCAGCTGCAGGGCGACGACCTTTCGGGCATTCCCTTTGTGATGCATACCATCCCCAGCAAAATGTCCATGATGCACCGCATCCGGCCCGACCATGATGGCAACCTTTGGTTTACCGAAATGATGACGGATAAGTTGGGGAAGATAAAGTTGGTATAA
- a CDS encoding metallophosphoesterase, with protein sequence MNFIKKHFPALGLGFLVLSATVLSFTRISGTTAKAPLTQKCLIVSDIHFNPFYGTTVGDSVLKKKLENASFAEWKQYFEGFAPQMAINSNLLFKDANYGVLQSALFNMKKRLPDPAFILIAGDFIWHGATPADSVLKKKCILFIAGLLKEYFPNALIIPAMGNNDTYGQDYALQDSKFLNDFASAWEPNLPGPSADSLKARGYYTAETGNLRLVVINTASLNLGSNYKPQADAMLKWLDNNLANANGKNVWILMHIPPGINAFNKKNFWNVASSDAFVHTIVKHAASVKLIIGSHVHLNDFKVVYDNARMPKPVALMRIVPSICSNHGNNPSFEVAEFNTATGNIVNETNWYLNLATIPKDKETQQLTWTDTLNTAKSLEMKGLSAVDFSKLIDHIKADKTGQMIKHYADFYDVGTKADSAIFINHATYMNYLKADSLREK encoded by the coding sequence ATGAATTTCATAAAAAAGCATTTTCCTGCGCTTGGGCTTGGTTTCCTCGTCTTATCAGCCACAGTTTTATCTTTTACCCGCATTTCAGGAACAACAGCAAAAGCTCCGTTAACACAAAAATGTTTGATCGTATCTGATATTCACTTTAATCCTTTTTATGGCACTACGGTGGGCGACAGCGTTTTAAAAAAGAAGCTGGAAAACGCGTCGTTTGCGGAATGGAAACAATATTTTGAAGGGTTTGCGCCGCAGATGGCCATCAATAGTAACCTGCTATTTAAAGATGCCAATTACGGGGTGTTGCAATCTGCTTTGTTTAATATGAAAAAACGGCTGCCCGATCCGGCTTTTATCCTTATCGCGGGCGATTTTATCTGGCACGGCGCCACCCCGGCTGATTCGGTGCTGAAAAAGAAATGCATCCTGTTTATTGCGGGGTTATTAAAGGAGTATTTTCCGAATGCATTGATCATCCCGGCGATGGGCAATAACGATACTTACGGACAGGACTATGCCCTGCAGGATTCTAAATTTTTAAATGATTTTGCCAGCGCCTGGGAGCCGAACTTGCCCGGGCCTTCGGCTGATTCGTTAAAGGCCAGGGGGTATTACACTGCCGAAACGGGCAATTTGAGGCTGGTGGTGATCAATACCGCATCTTTAAATTTGGGCAGCAATTATAAACCACAGGCCGATGCGATGCTCAAATGGTTGGATAATAACCTGGCCAATGCCAACGGCAAAAACGTATGGATATTGATGCACATCCCGCCGGGAATCAACGCCTTTAACAAAAAGAACTTCTGGAATGTAGCGTCTTCCGATGCATTTGTCCACACTATCGTAAAACATGCCGCATCGGTTAAACTCATTATTGGCAGCCATGTACATTTGAATGATTTTAAGGTGGTGTATGATAATGCCAGGATGCCGAAGCCGGTGGCTTTGATGCGGATTGTACCTTCGATATGCTCTAATCATGGTAATAACCCATCGTTTGAAGTGGCTGAATTTAATACGGCTACCGGGAATATTGTCAATGAAACCAACTGGTACCTTAACCTTGCGACTATCCCGAAGGATAAAGAAACGCAGCAACTTACCTGGACAGATACATTGAATACTGCAAAATCCCTTGAAATGAAAGGCCTTAGCGCCGTAGATTTTTCAAAACTGATCGATCATATTAAGGCTGATAAAACCGGGCAAATGATCAAGCATTATGCAGATTTTTATGATGTGGGGACAAAAGCGGACAGCGCGATTTTTATCAATCACGCCACTTATATGAATTATTTAAAAGCGGATTCGTTGAGGGAGAAATAG
- a CDS encoding sugar phosphate isomerase/epimerase family protein has product MMNTYSRRQFLQTSSLLAAGAAIASSFKLKKEKPLLSFSTLGCPDWSFNQIIDFAAQHGYDGIELRGIRREMDLTKVKELSTDENRRQTLQQMKDKGLRFADLGSSAMMHIADPAERGKNLDEGRRFIDLAQQLECPFVRVFPNTFPKDGDKAAATDLMVKGLLELADHAKGSKVSVLVESHGDLVKIAGLETVLKAAKHPNTGMIWDVCNMWAITKEPPAEAYKALHPYIRHTHIKDGKIAGNDVHYVLLGQGEVPIFEAIDALRNGGYKGFYSFEWEKLWHPEIGEPDVAIADYARVMRAHFG; this is encoded by the coding sequence ATGATGAACACCTATTCACGCCGCCAATTTCTGCAAACCTCGTCACTGCTGGCAGCAGGGGCGGCAATAGCATCCTCATTCAAGCTCAAAAAGGAAAAACCGCTGCTGTCTTTTTCAACTTTGGGCTGTCCCGATTGGTCGTTTAACCAAATCATTGATTTTGCTGCCCAACATGGCTACGATGGCATCGAGCTGCGCGGCATCCGGCGTGAAATGGACCTTACCAAAGTAAAAGAATTAAGTACCGACGAAAACAGGCGGCAAACTTTACAGCAAATGAAGGACAAGGGCCTGCGCTTTGCCGACCTGGGCTCTTCCGCAATGATGCATATTGCCGATCCTGCTGAAAGAGGGAAAAATTTAGACGAAGGCCGCCGCTTTATCGACCTGGCGCAGCAACTGGAATGCCCTTTTGTACGCGTCTTCCCTAATACCTTCCCGAAAGACGGGGACAAAGCCGCTGCCACAGACCTGATGGTGAAAGGCCTGCTGGAACTGGCCGACCATGCCAAAGGGAGCAAGGTAAGTGTATTGGTTGAATCGCATGGCGACCTGGTAAAAATAGCCGGCCTTGAAACCGTGTTGAAAGCCGCCAAACACCCCAACACCGGCATGATCTGGGACGTGTGCAACATGTGGGCCATCACCAAAGAACCGCCTGCCGAAGCCTATAAAGCTTTACACCCCTATATCAGGCATACGCATATAAAAGACGGAAAAATTGCCGGCAACGATGTGCATTATGTGCTGTTAGGGCAGGGGGAAGTGCCCATTTTTGAAGCAATTGACGCCCTGCGGAACGGGGGATACAAAGGCTTTTACAGCTTTGAATGGGAAAAACTATGGCATCCTGAAATTGGGGAACCCGATGTGGCCATAGCGGATTATGCGAGGGTGATGAGAGCGCATTTTGGGTAA